The Sphingobium aromaticiconvertens genome has a segment encoding these proteins:
- a CDS encoding RNA polymerase sigma factor: MIQPIADRSDPELATLALAGRQDAYAALMQRHRDGVYRLARSHIGDATEALDITQEAFIAAFAALARYDGARPFRLWIARIAINKCHDWARRRAVRRFFAFARPIDEAVAVADPGPTPEDSARSQGELAGINEAIAMLPTPLKDVLLLRAIEGLCQAEAAQVLGVSEKAVETRLYRARIKLADLLRGTDEARV, from the coding sequence GTGATCCAGCCGATCGCCGACCGCAGCGACCCGGAACTGGCCACGCTGGCGCTGGCCGGGCGGCAGGACGCCTATGCCGCGTTGATGCAGCGGCATCGCGACGGGGTCTATCGCCTCGCGCGCAGTCATATCGGCGACGCGACCGAGGCATTGGACATCACGCAGGAGGCGTTCATCGCCGCCTTTGCCGCGCTGGCCCGCTATGACGGCGCGCGGCCCTTTCGCCTGTGGATCGCCCGGATCGCGATCAACAAATGCCATGACTGGGCGCGGCGGCGCGCGGTGCGGCGTTTCTTTGCCTTTGCCCGGCCGATCGACGAGGCGGTGGCGGTGGCCGACCCGGGACCAACACCCGAAGATTCTGCCCGGTCGCAGGGCGAACTGGCCGGGATCAACGAAGCCATCGCCATGCTGCCTACTCCGCTCAAGGACGTTCTGTTGCTGCGCGCGATCGAGGGGTTGTGTCAGGCTGAGGCCGCGCAGGTGCTGGGTGTCAGTGAGAAGGCGGTCGAAACCCGCCTCTATCGCGCGCGGATAAAATTGGCCGATCTTTTGAGGGGGACGGATGAGGCGCGCGTATAG
- a CDS encoding copper resistance system multicopper oxidase produces MPFPFSSRLDRRSLIKGAGGLFGGLALSRAFPAWAMSGTPGLAPAPGVLSGGEIALTISDSHFKTGGRSSHAVMVNGTLPAPLIRLREGQDVRLSVTNRLKEDTSIHWHGLIVPFQMDGVPGVSFPGIRPGETFTYAFPIRQSGTYWYHSHSGMQEAVGHYGPIVIDPAGPDPIQSDREHVIVLSDWSSVHPHLLLKRLKQMGGYYNMQKQTLGGLLAGRDQSLKDRMDWGAMRMDPTDISDVTGSTYSFLVNGHGTAENWTGLFVPEEKVRLRIINASAMTNFNVCLPGLPMTVVQCDGQAVQPVETDEFQIGIAETYDVIVQPTQASAYGLIAEAIDRSGLVRATLAPRIGMAAAISPLRERPLLGMKDMGMDMSGMDMGQNGVIDLSQPANESMAGHSMKMRDASVAPQVKMGPGVATLSPMPVDRTADRPTGLENVDHRVLTYADLRSREPNSDTRTPTRTIDIHLTANMERYMWSFDGVKLSDGAEPIALRHMERVRVNLINDTMMPHPIHLHGHFFELVTGAGVHNPRKHTVNVLPGGKASFDLTADALGDWAFHCHMLMHMHSGMMRVVTVRHMEDEA; encoded by the coding sequence ATGCCGTTTCCCTTTTCGTCCCGCCTTGACCGTCGCAGCCTGATCAAAGGAGCGGGGGGGCTTTTCGGCGGCCTTGCCCTGTCGCGCGCTTTCCCGGCCTGGGCGATGAGCGGAACGCCGGGGCTGGCGCCCGCGCCGGGCGTGCTGTCGGGCGGAGAGATCGCGCTCACCATCAGCGACTCTCACTTTAAGACCGGAGGACGATCCAGCCATGCGGTCATGGTCAACGGCACTTTGCCCGCGCCGCTGATCCGTTTGCGGGAAGGGCAGGATGTCCGTCTGTCCGTCACCAACAGGCTGAAGGAAGATACGTCGATCCACTGGCATGGCCTGATCGTCCCGTTCCAGATGGACGGTGTGCCCGGCGTCAGCTTTCCCGGTATCCGGCCCGGCGAAACCTTCACCTATGCCTTCCCCATCCGTCAGTCGGGCACCTATTGGTATCACAGCCATTCGGGGATGCAGGAGGCGGTGGGCCATTATGGCCCGATCGTGATCGACCCCGCCGGGCCCGATCCGATACAGAGCGACCGCGAGCATGTGATCGTGCTGTCGGACTGGAGTTCGGTGCATCCACATCTGTTGCTCAAGCGGCTCAAGCAGATGGGCGGCTATTATAATATGCAAAAGCAGACGCTGGGCGGGCTGCTTGCTGGACGTGATCAGAGCCTTAAGGACCGGATGGATTGGGGCGCGATGCGGATGGACCCCACCGATATTTCGGACGTCACCGGCTCCACTTACAGTTTTCTGGTCAATGGCCATGGCACGGCGGAGAACTGGACCGGACTGTTCGTGCCGGAGGAGAAGGTGCGGCTGCGGATCATCAACGCGTCGGCCATGACCAATTTCAACGTCTGCCTGCCCGGCCTGCCGATGACAGTGGTGCAGTGCGATGGGCAGGCTGTGCAGCCGGTCGAAACCGACGAGTTCCAGATCGGTATTGCCGAAACCTATGATGTGATCGTCCAGCCGACGCAGGCGAGCGCCTATGGCCTGATTGCTGAAGCGATCGACCGGTCCGGGCTGGTGCGCGCGACGCTGGCGCCGCGGATCGGGATGGCGGCGGCAATCTCCCCGCTGCGGGAACGCCCGTTGCTGGGCATGAAGGATATGGGGATGGACATGTCGGGCATGGACATGGGCCAGAACGGCGTGATCGACCTCAGCCAGCCCGCCAATGAATCCATGGCGGGCCATTCGATGAAGATGCGCGATGCCTCGGTTGCGCCGCAGGTGAAGATGGGACCGGGTGTCGCCACCCTGTCCCCCATGCCGGTCGACCGCACCGCCGACCGGCCCACGGGGCTGGAAAATGTCGATCATCGGGTGCTGACCTATGCCGACCTGCGATCGCGCGAGCCCAACAGCGACACAAGGACGCCGACCCGCACGATCGACATCCACCTGACCGCGAATATGGAACGCTATATGTGGTCCTTCGACGGGGTGAAGCTGTCCGATGGCGCCGAACCGATCGCCCTGCGCCATATGGAGCGGGTGCGGGTGAACCTGATCAATGATACGATGATGCCGCACCCCATCCACCTGCACGGCCATTTCTTTGAACTGGTGACGGGGGCGGGGGTGCATAACCCGCGCAAACATACGGTCAACGTGCTGCCGGGGGGGAAGGCCAGTTTCGACCTGACCGCCGATGCGCTGGGGGACTGGGCGTTCCATTGCCATATGCTGATGCACATGCATTCGGGGATGATGCGCGTCGTGACGGTGCGGCACATGGAGGATGAGGCATGA
- a CDS encoding periplasmic heavy metal sensor, which produces MKGVRRYALVALVAFAAAFVAVMVARTWFAPAPRVESEVHALLHERLTLDADQERRIHALEIGFAQRRAAMEEEMRADNARLAQAIAAEHGYGPKVSEAVDQSHTVMGQLQKETLKHIFAMRAVLRPDQAKQFDAAVVKALTDPGQ; this is translated from the coding sequence ATGAAAGGCGTGCGGCGTTACGCCCTGGTTGCGCTGGTCGCCTTTGCGGCGGCGTTCGTGGCGGTGATGGTCGCGCGCACATGGTTTGCGCCTGCGCCACGGGTGGAGAGCGAGGTTCATGCGCTGCTGCATGAGCGGCTGACGCTCGACGCCGATCAGGAACGGCGCATTCATGCGCTGGAGATCGGGTTCGCGCAGCGCCGCGCGGCCATGGAGGAGGAGATGCGCGCCGACAATGCCCGGCTGGCGCAGGCTATTGCTGCCGAACATGGCTATGGGCCAAAGGTGAGTGAGGCCGTCGATCAGTCCCACACGGTCATGGGCCAGTTGCAGAAGGAGACGCTGAAGCACATTTTCGCGATGCGTGCTGTGCTGCGACCCGATCAGGCGAAGCAATTCGACGCGGCTGTCGTCAAGGCACTGACCGACCCCGGCCAGTGA